In Deltaproteobacteria bacterium, the following are encoded in one genomic region:
- a CDS encoding glycosyltransferase family 2 protein, with translation MPRVSVIIPAYNNAALLGETLDSVVRQSFRDFELIVVDDGSTDDTAAIVQRDYPHLKFVRQANGGPASARNAGVKLSQGEFIAFCDHDDLWHPEHVQTLVGEFSTYPNAALVFDNGEYFGVGVDPHKLHLANGVCAGLRDKPVSAKTLLWDYPIASMSVTMVRKDIFDRLGGLSEDVGALDDLHFYLRLAAHHEVRFVDYLGCKKRLTGQNLSQLINIKETNVGYLEELWRNHPEVVRAIGASSFRLRLARKYFKLGRYYKDSGDRALSKQMFGKAFRTNFLNLRYFWHGLLG, from the coding sequence ATGCCGCGCGTTTCCGTCATCATTCCGGCCTATAACAATGCCGCGCTGTTAGGCGAGACCCTCGATAGCGTGGTCCGCCAGAGTTTTAGGGACTTCGAGTTGATTGTCGTCGACGATGGTTCGACGGACGACACCGCGGCGATAGTCCAACGGGACTATCCTCATTTGAAATTTGTCCGCCAGGCCAATGGCGGTCCAGCCTCGGCGCGCAATGCCGGCGTCAAATTATCCCAAGGAGAATTCATCGCTTTCTGCGATCATGATGACTTGTGGCATCCTGAGCATGTGCAAACGCTCGTCGGCGAATTCTCAACTTATCCAAACGCTGCATTGGTCTTCGACAATGGCGAATATTTCGGTGTCGGGGTCGATCCGCATAAGCTACACTTGGCGAACGGTGTCTGCGCGGGTTTGCGTGATAAGCCGGTGAGTGCCAAGACGCTGCTGTGGGACTATCCCATCGCATCCATGTCGGTCACGATGGTGCGCAAGGATATTTTCGATCGGCTCGGCGGTCTCAGTGAAGATGTTGGCGCCCTCGACGACTTACATTTTTATCTCCGCCTGGCGGCGCATCATGAAGTGCGATTCGTTGATTATCTTGGCTGCAAAAAACGCCTGACCGGTCAAAACCTTTCGCAGTTGATCAACATCAAGGAAACCAACGTCGGTTATCTGGAGGAGCTTTGGCGCAATCATCCGGAAGTTGTCCGCGCCATCGGCGCGTCGAGTTTTCGCCTGCGCCTTGCCAGGAAGTACTTTAAGCTCGGCCGCTATTATAAAGATAGCGGCGACCGCGCGCTTTCCAAACAGATGTTTGGCAAAGCTTTCCGGACCAACTTTTTGAACCTGCGTTATTTTTGGCACGGGTTGTTAGGTTAA
- a CDS encoding ATP-binding cassette domain-containing protein: MKIYLRLLKFLQPYIWPYLILAALCMLGYSASSGALPFLTKGIFDDVFASKDANVLGYLPFVIVGIFLFRGLVSLGQDNLMAYISGRVVTDIRNKLSAHTLSLSLSFFQRHQTGALMSRMTGDVGVAAGSMTDAVVSVIRESTQLIALVSAAFYMDTRLALISFLVFPASVLPVLRLGKKIRKYTRRSQEKVGLLLSLLQETIQGNRIVKAFGMESYEQDRFVKESERLFKIGIRTTRIRSVVGPIMELFSAFAIGGVVWYGGASVIAGTRTQGQFMAFLTAMFMMYQPFKKLANTNGTILTGIAAGERVFEILDTDTDVREKLDARSAVPFSKQVEFHDASFGYGHKMVLKNIDLTINAGNMIALVGMSGVGKSTLADLIPRFYDVLSGKITLDGVDIRDLTLESLRAQIGVVTQNTFLFNDSVKNNIAYGDRSKDMDHIIAAAHAAHAHDFITALPQGYDTVIGELGLKLSGGERQRLSIARALLKDPPILILDEATSALDSESEKLVQDALERLMVGRTSLVIAHRLSTIRKADRIVVLVDGMIVEQGTHDELLAQKAEYNKLYTLQFTDQSDELEQEKVLQ; encoded by the coding sequence ATGAAAATCTATCTTCGATTATTAAAATTCCTCCAGCCTTATATTTGGCCTTATTTGATTTTAGCGGCGCTCTGCATGTTGGGCTACAGTGCCAGCAGCGGCGCGTTGCCGTTTCTGACCAAGGGAATCTTTGACGATGTCTTCGCCAGTAAAGACGCAAACGTGCTTGGCTATTTGCCCTTCGTGATCGTCGGTATCTTTCTTTTTCGCGGTTTGGTTTCCTTGGGCCAAGATAACTTGATGGCCTACATCAGCGGGCGGGTGGTGACCGACATTCGCAACAAACTTTCCGCCCATACATTGTCGCTCTCTCTGTCGTTTTTTCAGCGCCACCAGACCGGCGCCTTGATGTCGCGCATGACCGGCGATGTCGGCGTCGCCGCCGGTTCCATGACCGACGCGGTGGTATCGGTGATTCGCGAGTCGACCCAATTGATCGCTCTGGTGAGCGCGGCGTTCTACATGGACACCCGTTTGGCGTTGATCTCTTTCTTGGTCTTTCCCGCGTCGGTGTTGCCGGTGCTGCGCTTGGGTAAAAAAATCCGTAAGTATACCCGCCGCAGTCAGGAGAAGGTCGGACTGCTGCTCAGTCTTTTACAAGAAACGATTCAAGGCAATCGTATCGTCAAAGCCTTCGGTATGGAAAGTTACGAGCAAGACCGCTTCGTCAAGGAAAGCGAGCGCTTGTTCAAGATCGGCATCCGTACCACTCGCATTCGCTCGGTGGTGGGACCGATAATGGAGTTGTTCTCGGCCTTCGCTATCGGTGGAGTGGTTTGGTACGGCGGCGCCAGCGTCATCGCCGGCACCCGCACTCAGGGACAGTTCATGGCGTTTCTCACCGCCATGTTCATGATGTATCAGCCGTTCAAAAAACTCGCCAACACCAACGGCACGATTCTCACCGGCATCGCCGCCGGCGAGCGGGTCTTCGAGATTCTCGACACCGACACCGACGTGCGGGAAAAGTTGGACGCGCGCAGCGCGGTACCGTTTTCTAAGCAGGTTGAATTTCACGACGCCAGCTTCGGTTACGGCCACAAAATGGTTTTGAAAAATATCGATCTCACGATCAATGCCGGCAACATGATCGCGTTGGTCGGCATGAGCGGCGTCGGCAAAAGCACTCTCGCCGACCTGATCCCGCGCTTCTACGATGTCTTGTCCGGAAAGATTACCCTTGACGGCGTCGATATCCGGGACTTGACGTTGGAGTCCTTGCGCGCGCAGATCGGCGTGGTGACGCAGAATACTTTTCTGTTCAACGATTCGGTGAAGAACAACATTGCTTACGGCGACCGTTCGAAAGACATGGACCATATCATCGCCGCCGCCCATGCCGCCCATGCCCATGATTTTATCACCGCGCTCCCCCAAGGATACGACACGGTGATCGGCGAACTCGGACTCAAACTGTCGGGCGGCGAGCGGCAGAGATTGTCGATCGCCCGGGCATTGCTCAAAGATCCGCCGATCTTGATTCTCGATGAAGCGACCTCGGCGTTGGATTCGGAATCGGAGAAGTTGGTGCAAGATGCTCTTGAACGGCTGATGGTTGGGCGCACCAGTTTGGTGATCGCGCATCGGCTGTCGACTATCCGCAAAGCCGATCGGATCGTGGTTCTGGTCGACGGCATGATCGTCGAACAGGGAACCCACGACGAGTTGCTGGCGCAGAAAGCCGAATACAACAAGCTCTACACCCTTCAGTTCACCGACCAGAGCGACGAATTGGAACAAGAGAAGGTGCTGCAATAG